GGTTCCGCCCCATGGCAGCTATTTGTGGGCTCTTTCAAACTTGCGCAGTAGCTTGTTCCCGGCAGCCACCGCGTCGTCCAACCCCTCCTGCGCGCTCTTCTTTCCGGCAAAGATGGCTTCCAGCTCACCGTAGATGATGCTGCGCTCCTGCACGTAGTTGCCGAACCGCAGGCCTCTGGAGTTTTCGGTCGGTTTGTGGAGGGTCATCTGCTTCAATGCGGTTTCCATCCCCGGATTCTTCTCGTAGAATCCCTGCCCCTTTGTCAGGTAGTAGGCGTCAGTCGTAATCGGCAGGTATCCGGTAAACTGATGCCAGTCGGCCTGGACAGAAGGTGAGGAGAGATAGCCGAAAAAGGTTGCCACACCCCTGTAATCCTCGGCGGGATGCCCGGCCATCACCCAGAGGCTCGCGCCGCCGATAATCGTGTTCTGAGGAGCTCCGGGCACATCCGGCCAATAGGGGAGCATGCTCGTTCCGAACTCGAACTTGCAGGTCTTCTTGAAACCTGCATACCCGGCTGAAGATTCCGTGTACATGGCCACTTCTTCGGAGGAGAACTTGGCGTTGCCAAGGTTTCGCCGCCCACCGTAAACGAATATCTTTTCCTTCTGCCAGTCGGCCAGTTGCTGGATATGCCTCACCTGCAGGGGTCCGTTGAAGACAAACTCCGTATCCAATCCACCAAAACCGTTTTGTTTGGTTCCGAACGGCACATTGTGCCATGCGCTGAAGTTCTCGAGGTGGATCCAGGAGATCCACGCGGTTGAGAAGCCGGCAGAGTAGCCCGCCTTGACCAGTTTCCTCGCGTACTCGGCCACCTCGGGCCATGTCTTGGGCGGCTTGTTCGGATCGAGGCCCGCCTTCCTGAAGGCATCTTTGTTGTAGTACAGGACAGGGGTCGAACTGTTGAAGGGCATGGACAACATCCTGCCGTCGGGTGTGGTGTAGTAGCTGATCACCGTGGAAAGATAGGCATTGGGGTCAAACGGCACTCCCGATTCCGCCATTACCTCATAAACCGGTTTGATGGCCCCCCTGGCCGCCATCATGGTCGCCGTCCCCACCTCAAAGACCTGAAGGATATGAGGCGGATTCTTTGAGCGGAACGCCGCAATACCGGCAGTCATGGTATCAGGATAGCTCCCCTTGTATGTCGGTACCACCCGGTACTTGCTCTGCAGGCTATTGAAACCCGCGGCAATGGCATTGACCTTCTCCCCCAGCCGCCCCCCGTGAGCATGCCACCACTGGATTTCAGTGACCGCCTGCGCACCGGTCACGGCAAGGCCGAGAACAAAAACAGCAATGAACAAAACCAATCGAGACCTTCTCATGCCGAATCCTCCTTTCTTTTCAAAAACATTCAAAACTATCTCGTCCCCGATCCCTCCTTTCTCCCGTGATTGACCTCCCAATTTCAGTCTAGCCTCAAACCAAATCCGATGCAAGTGGAAATCAAAGAGAGGGACTTCCGTGACATCAAGCGACATGAGACCGGGCCGTTGAAGGCGAAAGATTTCAGGGGCCGCGCAGAACGCCGGTCCCCCCGGAGGGCCCTGTTCCTCTCCCCTTCCCTCCAACCCTCGCGCCCCATTTGATGAGGGCCACTTCTGTGAAGGCGGCAACCAGCAGGAGAGGCAGGATGAGGGCCAGATACACGGTCAGACCTTTGTCCAGCACCGCAAGGGATCCTGAGAAGGAGAAGCGACCGAGCACAGACAGCCCCAGCTCCATTCCCTCAGAAAGGCTGATCCACGTGGCAGGAAACTCCAAAAGGGCCACCGGGTTGAGGACAAGGCCCAGGAGACTCCACGTGCCTGTCTCTTCCACGACGATCACCCCCACATTCAGTCCGATAAGAAACCCGAACAAGAAGGGGAGGACGCCGGACATCCCCGAGACTATGTTCACAAGAAGGGAGGCGGCGTTGAGAAGAAAGATCAGCGCCACCATCTTCAAGAAAGGCGTCCCCGGATGAACCCACCCCTGGATTCGGCGCCACAGCCACCTTGGATAGACCAGCAGCGGCCTGATCTGTTTCTCCACCACCAGGGGGGAACACAAAAGGCCTCCAAAAAAGAGGAGTGCGGCACAGACCAGCAGATCCCCCCTCAGGGAGTGCACGAGGCGCAGGTAGAATGCCAGTGCTTCCAAGATCACCCCCGGACCCAAGTGGAATCATTTAGAAGAGGCTACTTTCATCCCGCGACGGACGGCTCAGGGCTTGCCCCGGGGCCGCCTGCAGCGTCTCTGTCGGAGCAGGGATCCACGACCTCCCGGCAAGGCGAGGCAGAAGGTCTCGCAACAAAGCATTGCCTGCCCGAGAAAATTGATTTATTCTTTGTCTTGGCATCCTAATTGACCCGTCCGGATTCTGACCGCGGTCTTCCGGGCGGTCTACCACAAAAAGAGCTCGATCCTGCAGGCAGATCCTGTGAGAATCACGGCAAATCAGCTTACCATTATACGAATCATCTGTCTCCCCATTCCCTGCGTCCTTCTTTACGGGGGTCTTGCGGCAAAGCTCGTCGCCCTGTCTCTGTTCGCCCTGCTCGGATTCACCGACTATCTCGACGGAGTCCTGGCAAGACGTTACGGGACGACACCTTTTGGAACCCTTTTCGATCCCATAGCGGACAAGATCTTCATAACCGTCATTTACATCCCCTTTGTCCAACTCGGTTATGTTCCCCTCTGGGCGGCCTTTCTCCTCTTCCTTCGAGAGTTCCTCATCACGGAGATCCGGCGCCTTCTGAGCCGCACAAAACAGGAGCTCCGGGTGACTGAACTCGCCAAGTCGAAGACGACCATTCAAATGGGCGGGGCCGCCTTCATCCTCCTGGTCTATCTCGTCCCTGACAGGAGACTGGTTGTCGCCCTCTTCTGCCTTCCCCTCGCCGTCGCGGTGGTCCTTGCCGCCGTCGACCTGATCCGCCGGGGGAGAATACCGCACCGAACCATGCTGGCTCTCGGCTGTTTTTCATACATCCTGGCGATCGCGGCCGTCTTCCCGAAGAGGCAGAGCGCCCTCCTCTATATGGTAGTGATCCTGGGGTTCACCTACGCTTCCGGCCTGCAGTACCTGAGGGTCTTCTATTCTGCCTGGAGGGAAACCGGGGGGAGCCTCCTAGGGGTATTCCTCCGGCTTATCACCGGCTTTCTGGTCCCAATGGCCGCACTGGCCATGGTCCGTTTCGTTCCGGAAGCTTCATGGATGGTGATTCTCATTCTCTCATTCGATTTCGCCTCGCAGGGCCTGGATATCTGGGTTGCGGCCCTCGGCAGGGAAGAGAGAACCAAGGAGAGACTGAAGCGGATGGTGATGATCCCCCTGGCCTTGATCGCGGGGGTCGGATTTTTCGCCTTCACCGACGTCCAGACCGCTGCCACGGCGTTTCTATGGATTTCCCTCTCTCTGAGCGGTATCTACGGGGCGGTCGATTTCTACGGGCACCGGCAACTCCTTCTTGCCAGCACATCCTCATCTTAACCTTCCGGGAGTCTCTTCCACCGCCCCTGGACAGGGGTTCCGGGGTTTTCACGGAGAATCGCGAGGGTAACGCGAGGCTTTCCAGGGTAAAACGGACCCGCGTGCTTCTCTTCCCGGCAGGCTTTCTACCTCACGGGAATCTTGAGCTTCTGGCCCACCCGAATGAAGTTCCTCTGGACGATTCCGTTGGCCTTGGCAATGGAGCGTATCGAGGTGTGGTATCTCCTGGCGATGTGGGAGAGGGTCTCACCTCGTCTGACTCGGTGGTATACATACCGCCTCTTGGGAGGAACGTAGACCGGGATCTTTTCGAGCCTCGCCAGGAGGAGTCGTCCCTTGCCCGAGGGTACCCTGAGACTGTAGCCTTTCGGGGTAACCTTGTATCGAAGCTCCGGGTTGAGCTCAACCAGCATGGCTTCCGGAACTCCTATCTGACGCGCCACATCCCTCAGTCTCACCCTCTTGGCTATTCTCACCTCTTCAAAAGCCATGGGCGGATCCGGGCCGTCCAGTACGAAGCCGTACCGCTCAGGATCCGCTATGATGTGGAGGACGGCGAGATACCTGGGCACGTAACGGGCGGTCTCCCGCGGCAGCCTCCCGTATAGATCCCAGAAGTCGTCGAGATAGTTGATCCTCTGGCGCCGAATCTCGCGGAGGACCGTGCCCTCGCCGCAGTTGTAGGCGGCGAGCACGGTCGTCCAATCCCCGAAGATCCCGTGAAGCTCTTTCAGATATTCGATGGCGGCCCTGGTCGACTTTTCCACATTCATCCGCTCGTCGATCCACCGGTTCCTTCTCAGGCCGAACTTGTATCCCGTGGAAGGGATGAACTGCCAGAGGCCGAGAGCGCGGGACCGGGAGAGGGCCCTCACCTTGAAGCCGCTCTCAATCAGGGGGAGCCATGAGAGTTCGGCAGGCAGGCCGGCCTCTTCGAGTTTCTCCTGGATGTAGGGACGGTACCTGCCGGACCGGGAATAGGCCTGGAGAAAGAAATCCCTGTCCTTGGTTTGGAAGCGCTTTATCTCCGCCTCCACGTAACCGTTCATGACCAGAGGGATCTCTTTGTAGTTCCCATTCACCCCATTGAGACGGGACGCGTAGATCTCCAGAATCCTCTTGGATATGAGAAAGCGGAGATCATCTATCTGCTGGGCTATCTCAGGGTCTTCCCTGCGATTGATGTCCAGTATCGACTGGTAGGCCTGGTCGAGGCTCTTCTTGGCCTCGTCCAACCTGCCCGCCTTCCAGAGATCCTGAGACTTCTGGCAGAAGTCGATGGCATCGTAGAGCCGCGCCTGGTCGGCGTTCTCATCTTCTTTGACATCATCCGGAGAGTGGCCGTTCTTATCACCAGGATCTTCGCGGCCCTGGCCCTCCGCAACCCCGCCGGCCTCTTCTCCTGCCCCGGACGGATCTCCATCCAGGGCCGGGCCTGTCGACCCGGTACCAGAGGGCCCGGCGAAAACACGCCAGTCGAGATCCGTCCATTCCAGACCCGCCTGTAGGCCGGGGGGATCCGAACCGGGTTCGGGGGTCCCGGGGGAGGATCCCTTTACGGCTACACCTGAACACGAAACAACGAGGAAGCCGGTGAGAGAAAGGACGGCACCGACGGTCAGACTTCTGAATCCGAAGGGATTTGCCATAATAGCGGTTCTCATACCACCGGAAACACCGGTGAGTCAAGGGGTCTTGGACACAACAAGGTGCGTTATGGCCAGGGAACGGCACCCGGCGGTGCAGGCTTGAGGGATCTTTTCTACGGCGATGATGCGGTGCAATTTCTGGACCAAGCCGTCCGCGGGCGGATCCGTTCCCCTGTGCCGCGCGCGATCGGAACCCCAAGAGGATGAAAAAGATCCTCCCGGCATGGTATCATGGATAGTTCCGAGGAGATCCTATGTTTGAATTCGAACAGGGACCGATACGACCGCCGAGCGAGGCCCGTAGCCTGCTGATTCGAGCGACCCGGAACTGCCCGTGGAACCGCTGCGAATTCTGCCACACTTACAAGGGCCGGAAATTCCAGATCCGTCCTGTACCCGAAATCAAGAAGGATATCGAGAGGGCCAGGGAGATCGCCGACGAGATCCGCGAGATCTCCTGGCGTCACGGTTGCGGCGGCGAGATCACCGACGAGGTTGTAAGAATCGTCTACGGGGACTACTCCAGGTACGGCGAGAGCCATCGATCCGTGGCAGCATGGCTCTACTTCGGGGGAAGCCAGGCCTTTATCCAGGATGCAAACAGCCTGATCATGAAAACCGAAGATCTCGCCGACGTCCTGGCCTTCCTGAAACAGGAGTTCCCCTCCATCACGCGCATCACCACCTATGCCCGCTCCAAGACGCTGGCCTCCAAGACCGTGGAAGAACTGACGGCCCTCCGCAAAGCCGGTTTGTCCAGGATCCACGTGGGCCTTGAAACGGGCCACGATCCGCTGCTTGCCTACATACGAAAAGGCGTTACCGCCGCCGAGCACGTGGAGGCGGGCAGGAAAGTCGTGGAATCGGGGATCTCTCTGTGTGAGTATGTGATGCCGGGTCTCGGCGGAAAGAGATGGAGCACGGAACACGCGGTCGCGACGGCCACGACCCTCAACCGGATCAACCCGCAATTCATCCGGCTCCGCACTCTCTGCGTAAGCAGCGATATGCCTCTCTACCGGAAGGTCGAATCAGGCGAGATGGAACTGCTGGAAGAGGACGATGTGGTGCGGGAGATCCGCCTTTTTGTCGAGCGACTCGAGGGGATCCGGAGCTGCCTCGTGAGCGACCACATCCTCAACCTCCTCGAAGAGGTCGAGGGCAGGCTGCCGGAAGACAAGGAGAAGATGATCGCCCTCATCGACCGTTACCTCTCGCTGCCGGCACGAGATCGGTTGGCCTTCAAGGTAGGCCGGCGGGCAGGTCTCTATCGGCGTCTCGACGACCTCCGGGACAGCGAGAGGCGTCTCAGGGTGGAAGAGATCATCGGCCGCCTGGACCAGAGGGGAGAAGGAAAGGCGGAAGAGAGCCTCAGAGCGCTGATGAACCGTTTCATCTAGACGCCGGGAGCTTCCAGGCCGGCCCTTTGTCAAGCAGTCGCCACCGAAAACCCCGCCTCCGCTCGACCTCCTGAACCCGGCCTTGCGGCCTCAGAAAGCAGGAGCAGGTCCCTCCGGGGACGCTCCTCTCGGCGAGACGGGTGCGCCAAAAAACTCCTATGGAAAACGATTGTAAGGTCACATACTTGCAGGAATCCCCGACCGAAACTCTGGAGACTGCACCGATTCTGAGTATTGACACGGTAGGAGAGAAAGTATAGCATACAGAAAATACAATATATAGATGACCGAAGTCCGGACTCGCTACCCAAACACGGGCTTCACTGCATCGGCCGGCCTCAACTGGGGCACGGGGGGAAAGGCCTCGTCGCCTGACCAGAACCCTAATCACTAAGACAGAGGAGGTGCAGAGATGGAAAAGAGACCCTTGTACCGTACACGGAGCTTGCTGCTCGTAATCGCGCTCTCATTCCTGCTGGCACTGGCCATGGGCGCTGCGGCGGCCCGGGCTCAAGGCAGAGCCGGTGGGCCGGTGGTGATCAAGTATTGGAACCCGAACTATCCCCCGGAACTGGAAATCACCCGCATCCTTTCCAAGGATCTCGACAAGTTGGGAATCAAGATGGAGATCAAATCATCGGGTTATGATCTGTGGGTCTCCGACATCGTGCGGGGCGAGAACCCGTTTGACCTGGTGCTCTGTACATGGGGCAGCTCACCGGCCAGATTCGACCCCAATTTTTTCCTGTCCGAGATTTTTCTCTCGGACCGGAGTAAACCGGGCGGCAAGAACTACGGGTACTACATCAACGATGAGTACGACAGGCTGGTCCTGGCCCAGCAGGATGAGATGGAGCGCAAGAAGCGGCAAAAACTGGTCTGGAAAGCAGAAGAGATCCTACACCGTGACAACGCGCAGTATATCTGCTATTTCAAGGACTATTTCCAGGCCTACAACAGCGACCGCATCGAGGGGGCTCAGCCCGTGCTCGGCTCCGGTGTGGGCTGGCCGTACATCCCCCTGACCTATCTGAACGCGAGCCCCAAGACCGACAAGCGTGAGATAACCGTCGTCAACATACACGGCCTGAATTCCATGAACCCCTTCTATACACCCGATGTTGAGGACATGTGGTGGTTAAGGCTCATATACGACCCTCTGGTTAGGCGAAACCAAAAGCTGGAACTGATACCCTGGGCAGCAGAATCGTGGAAGGTCGTGGATCCGCTCAACTTCGAGATCACCGTGCGGAAGGGGATGAAGTTTCATGACGGCCGTCCTGTCACGGTCGAGGATCTAAAGTTCACATTCGACTACGTCAAGAAGTGGAAATTCCCCAACCACGCCACGATTTGGAAACTCGTCAAAGAGGCGAGAATTGTCGGCGATCGAACGGTCCGCCTCGTCTTCAACAAGCCTTATGCGCCCTTCGAGGAGACGGTGCTTCCCTATATTTTCATAGCACCCAAGCATATCTGGGAAAAGATCCCGGATACGGTCGATGTGGACAACCCGGTCGACTGGACCAACCCCAAGCCGATAGCGAGCGGCGCCTACAAGTTCGCGGAGTGGAAAAAAGGCGAATTCTTCCACCTGGCAGCAAACAAGCAGCACTTCAATGCTCCCAAGTTCGACGGACTCTACTACAAGGTGATCCCCACCACGGAGGGGCTGATGGCCGCACTCGAGAAAGGGGACGCCGATATCGTCGCCTGGAACCTGGACGCCGAGCAGGCCAAGCGCCTCGATTCGTTTGCTCACCTGACCTCCGTCAGCACCGGCAGCGTCGGACCGACCGAGCTTCGTCCCAATTTCAAACAGAAGCCCTTCGCCGATCCTGCATTTCGCCAGGCGATAAAGCACGCCGTAAACCGGCGGTTGATGCTCGATATCAACTATGGCGGCCACGGCATCGTCGCGCCCGACGAGCCGATCTCCCCTGCCCTGACCTTCTGGTCCAATCCGAACCTGAAGGCCACCGAGTTCAGCCTGGATACTGCTCGCAGGATCCTCAAGGAAGCGGGTTACACGTGGGACAAGAAGGGCCGCTTGCACTATCCAAAGAAGTAGCCCGGCTGCTATGTGACTGGCAGATCCACCCCCCGGTGACCGAGCGCCCGGGGGGTTGGATTTCCAAGACTTTGATGTGAAGCAGAGATTCATCAAAAGGATTCTTTCATCCGCAGGCTTCCTGTTAGAAAACAAGGCGGGGCTCGTGGGCCTCGCGGTAATGTGCCTGTTTGTCTTCGTGGCCGTGGGCGCCCCTCACCTGATCCGGTACGATCCCACCGAATACCAATACGTGGACAACCGGCTTGCCCGTTCGCAGCCGCCTTCAACCAGATTCTGGCTCGGCACCACCTATTACGGTTATGACGTCTACAGCCAGTTGATAATGGGCTCCCGGGCCGCACTCATAGTCGGCGTGACGGCTGCTCTGTTCATCACCTTTATCGGCACCAACATAGGGCTGATTTCAGGATATTTCGGCGGGCGGCTCGACAGTGTGTTGATGCGTCTCACCGACGTCACTTTCGGCATTCCATTCCTGCCCTTCGCCATTCTCCTGATCGCCCTGACCGAACCCTCAATCTGGAACATCATCCTCACGATTTCCATACTCTTCTGGAGAACAACCGCGCGAGTCATCCGTTCGCAGGTCCTGAGTCTCAAGGAGAGGCCGTTCGTGCAGGCAGCCCGCGTCGCGGGTGCAAGCAACATCCGAATCATGTATGTGCACATCCTGCCCAACGTCCTTCCCATCTCGTTCCTCTACATCGCCCTCGGCATCGCCTGGGCCACTATCGCGGAAGCCAGCCTGAGCTTTCTCGGATTCGGCGACCCCAGGATGATCAGCTGGGGGACGATGCTTTACGGCGCTTTTCAGACGGGTTCGGTCCGCGGGAGTTGGTGGGTCGTCGTACCCCCTGGGATGGCCATCACCATCTTCGTCGTCTCTGCCTTCATGGTGGGGTTCGCCTATGAACACAAGATAAATCCTCGCCTGAGAGAGAGGAAGTAGCAGACCATGGTGGCACCGAGAGACCCCCTGCCGATGACGGAGCGGTTGAACCGCAACTCGCAGCCCCTGCTGGACGTCCGGGACTTGAGCGTGTCCTATCGGCTCGGCCAAGGCAAGAAGATCCACGCAGTCGACCGGGTCTCTTTCACACTGGAGCAGGGTGAGAGGATAGGCCTGGTCGGCGAGTCCGGTTCCGGCAAGAGCACCATCGCCAAGGCCATATTGAGATTGCTGCCGGAAAATGCGCGGACTACCCATGGAAACATACTCTTTCGGGGACGCGACCTGCTCCGCCTGAGTGAGACCGAATTGAACGAGGTGAGGTGGCTTGAGATCTCCCTGGTGACCCAAAGCGCCATGAACGCCCTCAATCCCGTTGCCCGCATCTCCGAACAGTTTCTGGAAACCTTCGCGGCCCACGGGATGCCGCACAAACAGAAGGTCATGCTGGAGGCTGAACAGCTCTTCGACTTGGTGGGCCTTAGCAAGAGGCGGATTCACGAGTACCCCCATCAATTCAGCGGCGGCATGCGGCAGCGGGTCATTATCGCCATGGCCGTTGCCCTCAACCCGAAGTTGATCATCGCCGACGAACCCACGACGGCCCTCGACGTGATAATGCAGGCCCAGATCATAAATCTCCTACGCTCCTTGTCGGAAGCGAAGAAGATCTCCCTCGTCTTGATCACCCACGACATATCTCTGGTGGCCGAGATTTGCGAGAAAGTCGGGGTGATGTATGCCGGGAGGCTCATGGAGTTCGGGCCGATTGAGATGGTCTTTGATCACCCATTTCATCCCTACACCATGGGGTTGAAAGGAGCGCTCCCGAGCATTTCCGACCTGGATAAGGAGCTTGTTTCCATACCGGGGAGCCCGCCCGAGTTGACGAGGCCTCTCGATTGTTGCGGGTTTGCACCGAGATGTCCATTCGCTGTGGAAGCATGCTACAAAACCGTTCCGGACACCGTGGAGGTGGAACCAGGGCATCTGTGTGCCTGCCTCCGAATGGACCATGCAGAAGAGTTCCGCCTCAGGATCAAAGAGATCCTGCTGGCAGAAACCGCGAAGAGACAGGCGGCCCAGGAGCTCCATGATAGAACTGGTCGATGTTAAGAAGCACTTTCCGGTGCGAAAATCGCTGCTCGACGCGATGGCGTCTCTCTTCACCCGCGGCCGGGAGGAGAGATACGTAAGGGCCGTCAACTCCATCTCCTTCTCCATAGAAAGGGGAGAGGTATTCGGCCTGGCGGGTGAGAGCGGCTGCGGCAAGACGACTACCGGTATGCTTTTGCTCGGCCTTTACTCCTGCACGGACGGGAAAATCATCTTCGAAGGCAGAGACCTCAGAGAACTCAAAGGAGCAGAGCTGAAAGACTTCAGGAAGAGGGCACAGTTGATTTTCCAGGATCCCTTCGAATCCATGAACCCGCGGTTCACCGTCCGCCGCACAATCGACGAGCCGTTGAGGATCCACAACCTGGGCTCCAGGAAAGAGAGGTTCGACCGCATAGTGCGGGCCATGGAAAGGGCCCGGCTTACCCCCATCGAATCGTTCATCGACAAGTACCCCCACGAGTTGAGCGGTGGCGAGAGACAGCGTGTCTGCATCGCCCGTGCGATAGTGCTGGAGCCGACCCTGCTGGTCGCCGATGAAGCTGTATCCATGTTGGACGTGTCGATACGCGCAAGCATACTGAACCTGCTCAGGGATTTGACGGAAGAGCTCCAGATGGCCATGCTCTATATTTCACACGATGTGGCTCTGCTCGGAAGCCTGTGCAAGAAAGTGGCAGTGATGTATGCCGGTGAGATCATCGAGATGGGTAAGCCGAGAGACGTGATATCCGAGCCTCTCCATCCTTACACCAAAGCTCTTATTGCTGCTGTCCCGGTGCCGGATTTTTCCCGGGTGCGTCACACCTCCGGTATCATTTCAGGGGAGCCGCCCGACCTCACACGAGTGATCCGAGGCTGTGCATTCCAAACGAGATGTCCGGCCAGGACCGAACTGTGCAGCAGGGAAAAACCCCGCCTCAGGGACACGGGGAGCGGACACCTGGTTGCGTGTCCGTTCGCCGGGAAAGGGTGAGTGATCTTGCAGGGAAGGTACGTTGTCAGCAGGGTCTTGCAGACCATCCTGACCTTGCTGGTCGTCTTGACTCTGATGTTCTTCCTGTTTCGGCTGGTACCGGGTGATCCGACCGCCATGTACGTGAGCGGCCGGTTGGCACCGGAAGAAATCGAGGCCATAAGGGAAGCCTGGGGGCTCAACGATCCCATCTACATTCAGTATTTCCGATACGTCGGCAATCTGCTGAAAGGCAATCTGGGCAGATCGTTCTTCTACCGGGACGATGTGGTCGCCATCATAACCCCCCGGATCTTCAACACACTGATCCTCATGGGGCCGGCCATGCTGGCTACCGTGGTCCTCGGGATAATGGCAGGGTCCTATCTCGGGTGGAAACACGGCTCGAAGACGGAAAAAGCAGGGGTCATCTTCTCCCTGCTGGCGCGGTCTTTCCCGGTTTTTGTGAGCGGCGTCTTTGCCATGATGTTCTTATCCTTTTACCTCGATCTTTTCCCTCTCGGGGGGATGAGGACCGTCGAAGCCAAGGGACTGACGTGGTGGCAAGAATTCCTCGATGTAGCCCACCACATGGCCCTCCCTTTCGTGGTGACAATCCTCTACAACGTCGGTGACGTGTTGATGATAGCCAGGACGAGCATCATAGAACTCATCGGCGAAGAATTCCTGAGCTTTGCCAGGGCGAGAGGGCTCTCGCCCTCCAAGATCAGGCGCATAGCGGTCCGCAACGCAATCATTCCGGTCCTCACCTATTCCACGATCATGATAGGGTTTGCTTTCGGAGGCCAGGTGTTGGTGGAGGTGGTCTTCTCCTGGCCCGGAGTCGGCCGCCTCATGGTCGACTCCGTCACGCGGCACGACTATCCGGTCGCCCAGGCCACTTTCTTTCTCATGGCCATGGTGGTCATCGTGCTGAACCTCGTCATGGATTTGATCTACGTCTACCTCGATCCGAGAATCGCGTCCGAGGACTCAACCAGGCGATGACACCATCATCTTGAGCGTGCGAGGGTAAGGATATGCTTGACGAAAGAAAGGACATTCTCATAAAGGACGCCTATATCCTGACAATGGACGGGGAGGGTCGAACATACCCCAGGGGAGACCTCCTGATCCGAGACGGAATCATATCGGGTGTCGGCGACTTGGCCGGGGAGAACGTTGAAGGATGCCAGGTGATCGACGGCAAGGACAGGGTCGTGCTCCCGGGCTTTGTGAACGCGCACTGCCACTTGCAGCAGTACTTTCGCGGCGTATACGAGCTGATCGGGGAATTCTTCACTGTGAACCTGCCCCTTGAAGGATACAGGAGGCCGGACGACATGGAGATGCTCGGACTCGCATCCTGCGCCGAGTTCATCTACGGGGGGTGCACGACGATCATGGTCATCTACACCTACCCTGACGGCTTCGCCGGCGTGGTGGAAGAAGCCGGCCTGAGGGCCTTGCTCGGCGCTGATATCGAGGAGGTGGATCTGGAACGACTCAGGTACGGGGAATACGTCTATCTGCCTGAGAAGGGTCAAGCCGGCTTCGAAAGAGCGGTGGAGCTCTTCGAGAAGTGGCAGGGACGAGACAACGGGCGGATCAGGACCGCGATGACACCAAAGGCTCCTGACATGACGACCGGGGAGACCTATAAGAAGTGCAAGGAGTTCGCCGAAAAGCACGATCTCCTGATCACGACCCACCTGTCTCAGAGCTGGCGAGAGTTTCAACAAGTAAGAAGACTCCACGGCGTGACCCCAACCGAGTTGATGGACCGGCTGGGTATACTCGGCCCCGGTTTTTGTGCCACCCACTGCGCCTTTCTCACCGAGCACGACACCCAGCTCATCGCCCGCTCAGGGTCCCGTATCATCCAGTGCCTGTTCGCACATACACCCCTTACCAGGTGGATGGACCTGGGGATAGACGTGTGCCTCGGAACAGACGACTACCACCACGACATGTTCCAG
This portion of the Deltaproteobacteria bacterium genome encodes:
- a CDS encoding stage II sporulation protein M, producing MEALAFYLRLVHSLRGDLLVCAALLFFGGLLCSPLVVEKQIRPLLVYPRWLWRRIQGWVHPGTPFLKMVALIFLLNAASLLVNIVSGMSGVLPFLFGFLIGLNVGVIVVEETGTWSLLGLVLNPVALLEFPATWISLSEGMELGLSVLGRFSFSGSLAVLDKGLTVYLALILPLLLVAAFTEVALIKWGARVGGKGRGTGPSGGTGVLRGP
- a CDS encoding ABC transporter permease, with product MCLFVFVAVGAPHLIRYDPTEYQYVDNRLARSQPPSTRFWLGTTYYGYDVYSQLIMGSRAALIVGVTAALFITFIGTNIGLISGYFGGRLDSVLMRLTDVTFGIPFLPFAILLIALTEPSIWNIILTISILFWRTTARVIRSQVLSLKERPFVQAARVAGASNIRIMYVHILPNVLPISFLYIALGIAWATIAEASLSFLGFGDPRMISWGTMLYGAFQTGSVRGSWWVVVPPGMAITIFVVSAFMVGFAYEHKINPRLRERK
- a CDS encoding CDP-alcohol phosphatidyltransferase family protein, giving the protein MRITANQLTIIRIICLPIPCVLLYGGLAAKLVALSLFALLGFTDYLDGVLARRYGTTPFGTLFDPIADKIFITVIYIPFVQLGYVPLWAAFLLFLREFLITEIRRLLSRTKQELRVTELAKSKTTIQMGGAAFILLVYLVPDRRLVVALFCLPLAVAVVLAAVDLIRRGRIPHRTMLALGCFSYILAIAAVFPKRQSALLYMVVILGFTYASGLQYLRVFYSAWRETGGSLLGVFLRLITGFLVPMAALAMVRFVPEASWMVILILSFDFASQGLDIWVAALGREERTKERLKRMVMIPLALIAGVGFFAFTDVQTAATAFLWISLSLSGIYGAVDFYGHRQLLLASTSSS
- a CDS encoding radical SAM protein, producing MFEFEQGPIRPPSEARSLLIRATRNCPWNRCEFCHTYKGRKFQIRPVPEIKKDIERAREIADEIREISWRHGCGGEITDEVVRIVYGDYSRYGESHRSVAAWLYFGGSQAFIQDANSLIMKTEDLADVLAFLKQEFPSITRITTYARSKTLASKTVEELTALRKAGLSRIHVGLETGHDPLLAYIRKGVTAAEHVEAGRKVVESGISLCEYVMPGLGGKRWSTEHAVATATTLNRINPQFIRLRTLCVSSDMPLYRKVESGEMELLEEDDVVREIRLFVERLEGIRSCLVSDHILNLLEEVEGRLPEDKEKMIALIDRYLSLPARDRLAFKVGRRAGLYRRLDDLRDSERRLRVEEIIGRLDQRGEGKAEESLRALMNRFI
- a CDS encoding transglycosylase SLT domain-containing protein — its product is MANPFGFRSLTVGAVLSLTGFLVVSCSGVAVKGSSPGTPEPGSDPPGLQAGLEWTDLDWRVFAGPSGTGSTGPALDGDPSGAGEEAGGVAEGQGREDPGDKNGHSPDDVKEDENADQARLYDAIDFCQKSQDLWKAGRLDEAKKSLDQAYQSILDINRREDPEIAQQIDDLRFLISKRILEIYASRLNGVNGNYKEIPLVMNGYVEAEIKRFQTKDRDFFLQAYSRSGRYRPYIQEKLEEAGLPAELSWLPLIESGFKVRALSRSRALGLWQFIPSTGYKFGLRRNRWIDERMNVEKSTRAAIEYLKELHGIFGDWTTVLAAYNCGEGTVLREIRRQRINYLDDFWDLYGRLPRETARYVPRYLAVLHIIADPERYGFVLDGPDPPMAFEEVRIAKRVRLRDVARQIGVPEAMLVELNPELRYKVTPKGYSLRVPSGKGRLLLARLEKIPVYVPPKRRYVYHRVRRGETLSHIARRYHTSIRSIAKANGIVQRNFIRVGQKLKIPVR
- the ugpB gene encoding sn-glycerol-3-phosphate ABC transporter substrate-binding protein UgpB, giving the protein MRRSRLVLFIAVFVLGLAVTGAQAVTEIQWWHAHGGRLGEKVNAIAAGFNSLQSKYRVVPTYKGSYPDTMTAGIAAFRSKNPPHILQVFEVGTATMMAARGAIKPVYEVMAESGVPFDPNAYLSTVISYYTTPDGRMLSMPFNSSTPVLYYNKDAFRKAGLDPNKPPKTWPEVAEYARKLVKAGYSAGFSTAWISWIHLENFSAWHNVPFGTKQNGFGGLDTEFVFNGPLQVRHIQQLADWQKEKIFVYGGRRNLGNAKFSSEEVAMYTESSAGYAGFKKTCKFEFGTSMLPYWPDVPGAPQNTIIGGASLWVMAGHPAEDYRGVATFFGYLSSPSVQADWHQFTGYLPITTDAYYLTKGQGFYEKNPGMETALKQMTLHKPTENSRGLRFGNYVQERSIIYGELEAIFAGKKSAQEGLDDAVAAGNKLLRKFERAHK